Proteins co-encoded in one Brassica rapa cultivar Chiifu-401-42 chromosome A02, CAAS_Brap_v3.01, whole genome shotgun sequence genomic window:
- the LOC103851999 gene encoding homeobox-leucine zipper protein ATHB-52: MENPQGQSRNKKKRLTQDQVRQLEKCFTLNNKLDPDLKLQLSNTLGLPQRQVAVWFQNKRARSKTQSLELQYCNLQSKLEAVLSDKAKLEHKVQFLQDELKRSRNQLALFTHQDSPVDDSNLGSCEEGHDNQVVVFDELYDCFVTSGHGSSSTSWV; encoded by the coding sequence atggaGAATCCTCAGGGTCAGAGTAGAAACAAGAAAAAGAGGCTAACACAAGATCAAGTTAGACAACTGGAGAAATGCTTTACGTTGAACAATAAGCTCGATCCAGATCTCAAGCTTCAACTTTCCAACACGTTAGGTCTACCTCAGAGACAAGTCGCAGTCTGGTTCCAGAACAAGCGAGCCAGGTCCAAGACTCAGTCTCTCGAGCTCCAATACTGCAATCTCCAGTCCAAGCTTGAAGCAGTTCTCTCCGATAAGGCAAAGTTAGAACACAAAGTGCAGTTTCTGCAAGATGAGCTGAAGAGGTCTAGAAATCAGCTTGCTCTGTTCACGCATCAAGATTCTCCTGTGGATGATTCTAATCTTGGTTCTTGTGAAGAAGGTCATGATAATCAAGTGGTGGTCTTTGACGAGCTTTATGATTGTTTCGTTACCAGTGGACATGGATCTTCATCAACCTCATGGGTCTGA